From the genome of Pseudomonas sp. FP453:
GGTCTGCCCATTCATCAACGATGACCTCAGCGCCCCGGTGCTGGAACACCTGGCCAAAGGCGGCACGCGCCTGATCGCCCTGCGCTCGGCCGGCTACAACCACGTGGACCTGGCCGCCGCCAAGCGCCTCGGCCTGACCATCGTGCGCGTCCCCGCCTATTCGCCGCACGCCGTGGCCGAGCATGCGGTGGCGCTGATCCTCGCGCTCAACCGCCGCCTGCACCGCGCCTACAACCGCACCCGCGATGGCGATTTCAGCCTGCACGGCCTCACCGGCTTCGACCTGGTGGGCAAGACCGTCGGCGTGGTCGGCACCGGGCAGATCGGCGCCACGTTCGCCAAGATCATGGCCGGTTTTGGCTGCCAGTTGCTCGCCTACGACCCGTTCCCCAACCCGCAGGTGCTGGCCTTGGGTGCGCGCTACGTAAGCCTGCCCGAGCTGCTGGCGCAGGCGCAGATCATCAGCCTGCATTGCCCGCTCACCGCCGACAGCAAACACCTGATCAACGCCGACTCCCTGGCGCATATGCAACCCGGCGCGATGCTGATCAACACCGGACGTGGCGGCCTGGTGGATACGCCGGCGCTGATCGAAGCGCTCAAGGACGGCCAGCTCGGCTACCTGGGGCTGGATGTGTACGAGGAAGAAGCCCAATTGTTCTTCGAAGACCGCTCCGACCTGCCCCTGCAAGATGATGTGCTGGCGCGCCTGCTGACCTTCCCCAACGTGATCATCACCGCGCACCAGGCGTTCTTGACCCGCGAAGCCCTCGGCGCCATTGCCGGCACTACCCTGGCCAACATTGCCGCCTGGGCCGAAGGCCGCACACAAAACCTGGTCGAGGGATGATCAGCGGTCACATACCAGGCCCATGATGGGCAGGCACCCGTGATAGGATGCCGCGCCTATTTGGAGGATCCATGGCCGAACACGATTTCCGCTTCAGCTTGCTGAGCCCGCAACACACCCTGATCGAATGCCGCGCCCTGGTGCCGGGCCGTTACCAGGTCACCGGCAACGGTGGCGCGATCAAGCACGGCGACGTGCTGATCGTCACCCTGCGCGGCAGCAAAACCCTGTCGATGCGCCTCACTGTCGAAGGCGATGCGCGCTATTCCATCCGCCCGGCAGGCCAATGGGTCGCCATGGCCCAGGGGCCGAAATTCGGCGAGTTGGAGATTCACACCTGGAAGGTCAACTGCGACAGCTGCGACAGCGTGCTGGAGTTTGAATTCGCCGTCGAAACCAAGCTGAGCAAAGAGCCGCTGCAACCGGCCGCCAACGCGCGGATCAAGGAGTTGGGCTGGGCCAGCGAAGGCAACAAGCACCGCTGCCCGAAATGCCAGCAGGCCGCACAATGAAAGGCCTGCTTCTGCTCGCCGCTGTCGGTGCGGCCCTGACAGGTTGCGCCGGGGATGCGGTCAAGCTCAAGCAGGACCACAGCTACGTGGTGGAATGGATTGGTGAACGGCCGCTGATGGATTACGCGCACCTGACCGTCACCCTCGGTGCGGATGGTCGCGCCTACGGCAATGGCGGTTGCAACCATTGGTTTGCGCCGTACACCGTCGACGGCGAAAAGCTCAGCTTTGGCCAGATCGGCAGCACCCGCAAAATGTGCGCCGAGGCCTTGATGGAGCAGGAACACCGCTTCTTCCAGGCCCTGCAAGGCGTGCAGCGCTGGGATATTTCGCCGATCGAGCAGACACGTTTCTGGCCGGCCGAGGGCAAGCCGATTCGCCTGTGGCTTGAAGAAGGCTAACCCAGCCTAAATGTGGGCTGGCTTTTCTGTGGGAGCTGGCTTGCCTGCGATGATATCGCCGCGGTGTACCTGATACATCGCGCTGCCTGTATCGCAGGCAAGCCAGCTCCCACATTGGTTTGGTGTTGTTGCTTTAACCGCGTAGTGCCTTCAGTTTGGCAATCACCCCTTCCGCCGTCTGCTCACCCATCATTTGCTCGCGCACCTTGCCCTTGTCATCAATGATGTAGGTCACCGGCAACGCTTCACTGCGCGGAATATCAAAGATCCCCTCCGGGTTCTGCGCCAGTACGGTGAACTTGATCCCCAGCTTCTCGCTGGCGGCCTTCAACTCCTCGCCCTGCACATTGTCGAAGTTGACCCCGAACACCCCGACGTTCTGCCCTTTCAACTGGTCCGCCAGCGCGTTCAGCTCGGGGATTTCCGTGCGGCACGGGCCACACCATTCGGCCCAGTAATTGACCACCACCCATTGTTTGTCCAAGCGCTCGGCCGCGACTTTCTGGCCGTACTGGTCAACGCCGTAATCGTTGCCGCAGCCGCTGAGCAGCAGGGTTGTGATGATCGCCAATGCACCGATCAGTCGATTTGTCATGGGGTAATCCTTCGCAAAAATGAACGTTGGCTGCGACCTATCGCCTCTTACGGTTTAAGGACAGGACGCCGCGCGGGTAGAATACCCGCCACCTTACGCAAGATGCGACCCGCACATGACCGATCTGACGCTTTATCACAACCCGCGCTGCTCGAAATCCCGCGGTGCGCTGGAACTGCTCGAAGCCCGCGGCCTCACCCCGACGGTGGTGCGCTACCTGGAAACGCCGCTGGACGCCGCGCAACTCAAGGCCTTGCTCGCCAAGCTGGGCCTCACCGCGCGCCAACTGCTGCGCACCGGCGAAGAGGAATACAAAACCCTCAACCTCGCCGACGCCAGCCTCAGCGAAGCGCAATTGATCGCCGCCATTGCCGCGCACCCCAAGTTGATGGAGCGCCCGATCCTCGAAACCGCCGACAAGGCCATCATTGGCCGTCCGCCAGAAAACGTGCTGGAGATCCTGCCGTGACGACGCCGTATGTGCTGGTGTTGTATTACAGCCGCCATGGCTCGGTCAGCGAAATGGCCCGGCAGATTGCCCGGGGCATCGAGCAAGGCGGCATGGAAGCGCGCCTGCGCACCGTGCCGGCGATCTCCACCGAGTGCGAAGCCGTGGCGCCGAGCATCCCCGACGAAGGCGCGCTGTATGCCAGCCTGGATGATCTGAAACACTGCTCGGGCCTGGCCCTGGGCAGCCCGACGCGCTTCGGCAACATGGCCGCGCCGCTCAAGTACTTTATCGACGGCACCAGCAACCTGTGGCTGACCGGCGCCCTCGTCGGCAAGCCGGCTGGGGTGTTCACTTCCACCGCGAGCCTGCACGGCGGCCAGGAAACCACGCTGATGTCGATGCTGCTGCCGTTGCTGCACCACGGCATGCTGATCACCGGTTTGCCCTACAGCGAACAGGCGTTGCTCGACACCCAGGGCGGCGGTACGCCCTACGGCGCCAGCCACCACGCCGGCCCGGACGGCAAGCGCCTGCTCGATCAGCACGAAATCGCCCTGTGCCGCGCCCTCGGCCTGCGCCTGGCGAACACCGCGACGCTGCTGGAGGCCGGTCGTGGCCAAAAAGCCTAAAGTCCTGCCGCCCCAGGCGTGGCTGGAGCCACGGGTCAAGGTCGCACGGGCGTTGAGCCTGCTGGCGTTCTTTGCCCTGGTGGGTTTGCTGTGCGGGTATTACCTGTTCGTCGCCGACCTGCACGGCGCACGGCCGTGGGTGATCCTGCTGATCGAACTGGTGCCG
Proteins encoded in this window:
- a CDS encoding 2-hydroxyacid dehydrogenase — translated: MRVILFSSQTYDRDSFLGEPLPPGLELQFQPARLNLDTVALAEHHEVVCPFINDDLSAPVLEHLAKGGTRLIALRSAGYNHVDLAAAKRLGLTIVRVPAYSPHAVAEHAVALILALNRRLHRAYNRTRDGDFSLHGLTGFDLVGKTVGVVGTGQIGATFAKIMAGFGCQLLAYDPFPNPQVLALGARYVSLPELLAQAQIISLHCPLTADSKHLINADSLAHMQPGAMLINTGRGGLVDTPALIEALKDGQLGYLGLDVYEEEAQLFFEDRSDLPLQDDVLARLLTFPNVIITAHQAFLTREALGAIAGTTLANIAAWAEGRTQNLVEG
- a CDS encoding META domain-containing protein; this translates as MKGLLLLAAVGAALTGCAGDAVKLKQDHSYVVEWIGERPLMDYAHLTVTLGADGRAYGNGGCNHWFAPYTVDGEKLSFGQIGSTRKMCAEALMEQEHRFFQALQGVQRWDISPIEQTRFWPAEGKPIRLWLEEG
- a CDS encoding TlpA disulfide reductase family protein, whose product is MTNRLIGALAIITTLLLSGCGNDYGVDQYGQKVAAERLDKQWVVVNYWAEWCGPCRTEIPELNALADQLKGQNVGVFGVNFDNVQGEELKAASEKLGIKFTVLAQNPEGIFDIPRSEALPVTYIIDDKGKVREQMMGEQTAEGVIAKLKALRG
- the arsC gene encoding arsenate reductase (glutaredoxin) (This arsenate reductase requires both glutathione and glutaredoxin to convert arsenate to arsenite, after which the efflux transporter formed by ArsA and ArsB can extrude the arsenite from the cell, providing resistance.), translated to MTDLTLYHNPRCSKSRGALELLEARGLTPTVVRYLETPLDAAQLKALLAKLGLTARQLLRTGEEEYKTLNLADASLSEAQLIAAIAAHPKLMERPILETADKAIIGRPPENVLEILP
- the wrbA gene encoding NAD(P)H:quinone oxidoreductase, which gives rise to MTTPYVLVLYYSRHGSVSEMARQIARGIEQGGMEARLRTVPAISTECEAVAPSIPDEGALYASLDDLKHCSGLALGSPTRFGNMAAPLKYFIDGTSNLWLTGALVGKPAGVFTSTASLHGGQETTLMSMLLPLLHHGMLITGLPYSEQALLDTQGGGTPYGASHHAGPDGKRLLDQHEIALCRALGLRLANTATLLEAGRGQKA